The following are encoded in a window of bacterium genomic DNA:
- a CDS encoding nucleotidyltransferase family protein, producing MTKEDIKRIIKANKGILERYTVKSIALFGSYVRGMQKENSDIDLLVEFEIPSYNNFINLVWTLENLLKKEVTVVTPKGISPYILPYVLKEAEKIEG from the coding sequence ATGACAAAAGAAGATATTAAGAGAATAATAAAAGCGAATAAGGGAATTTTAGAACGATATACGGTGAAATCAATTGCCCTTTTTGGTTCTTATGTAAGAGGAATGCAGAAGGAAAATAGTGATATTGATTTACTTGTAGAATTTGAAATCCCCTCATATAATAATTTCATTAATCTGGTTTGGACATTAGAAAATTTGCTGAAAAAAGAGGTTACAGTTGTTACTCCCAAAGGTATAAGTCCATATATCTTACCTTATGTTTTAAAGGAGGCTGAAAAGATTGAGGGATGA